One window from the genome of Streptomyces cadmiisoli encodes:
- the ptsP gene encoding phosphoenolpyruvate--protein phosphotransferase translates to METTLRGVGVSHGVAIGEVRHMGTAVLEPPAKQIPAEEAGREQGRARQAVEAVAADLNARGNLAGGEAQAVLEAQAMMAQDPELMADVDRRIAVGSTAERAVYDAFAAYRELLAGAGEYLAGRVADLDDVRNRIVARLLGVPMPGVPDSDEPYVLVARDLAPADTALLDPTLVLGFVTEEGGPTSHSAILARALGVPAVVALPGAGELAEGTVIAVDGSTGEIFVEPSAEKRAQLEAAAAERKAALAGSSGPGVTSDGHKVPLLANIGGPADVAAAVEAGAEGVGLFRTEFLFLDDSKQAPSEEKQIEAYRQVLEAFPEGRVVVRVLDAGADKPLDFLTPADEPNPALGVRGLRALLDHPEVLRTQLTALAKAAEGLPVYLEVMAPMVADRSDAKAFADACREAGLQAKFGAMVEIPSAALRARSILQEVEFLSLGTNDLAQYTFAADRQVGAVSRLQDPWQPALLDLVALSAEGAKAEGKSCGVCGEAASDPLLACVLTGLGVTSLSMGAASIPYVRATLAKYTLAQCERAASAARAADSAEEARNAAQAVLSGE, encoded by the coding sequence ATGGAGACAACGCTGCGAGGCGTCGGCGTGAGCCACGGAGTGGCGATCGGCGAGGTTCGGCACATGGGGACGGCGGTCCTTGAGCCGCCGGCGAAGCAGATACCGGCGGAAGAGGCGGGGCGCGAACAGGGGCGCGCGCGCCAGGCCGTGGAGGCCGTGGCCGCCGACCTGAACGCGCGCGGCAACCTGGCGGGCGGCGAGGCCCAGGCGGTGCTCGAGGCCCAGGCCATGATGGCCCAGGACCCGGAGCTGATGGCCGATGTGGATCGACGTATCGCCGTCGGCAGCACCGCCGAGCGTGCGGTGTACGACGCCTTCGCCGCGTACCGGGAGCTGCTGGCCGGCGCGGGCGAGTACCTCGCCGGGCGCGTGGCCGACCTCGACGACGTGCGGAATCGAATCGTGGCGCGGTTGCTCGGTGTGCCCATGCCGGGTGTCCCGGACAGTGACGAGCCGTACGTCCTCGTCGCCCGCGACCTCGCGCCGGCCGACACGGCGCTGCTGGACCCGACCCTCGTTCTCGGCTTCGTCACCGAGGAGGGCGGGCCGACCAGCCACAGCGCGATTCTCGCTCGGGCTCTCGGTGTTCCCGCCGTGGTGGCGCTGCCGGGCGCCGGTGAGCTCGCCGAAGGCACGGTCATCGCGGTCGACGGCAGCACCGGCGAGATCTTCGTGGAGCCCAGTGCGGAGAAGAGGGCGCAACTGGAGGCCGCGGCCGCCGAGCGCAAGGCGGCGCTGGCCGGGTCGAGCGGCCCGGGTGTCACGTCCGACGGGCACAAGGTGCCGCTGCTCGCCAACATCGGCGGTCCCGCCGATGTCGCGGCCGCGGTGGAGGCCGGTGCGGAAGGGGTCGGTCTCTTCCGTACCGAGTTCCTTTTCCTGGACGACAGCAAGCAGGCTCCTTCCGAGGAGAAGCAGATCGAGGCCTATCGGCAGGTACTCGAGGCGTTCCCCGAGGGCCGGGTCGTGGTCCGTGTCCTGGATGCGGGTGCCGACAAGCCGCTGGACTTCCTGACGCCCGCCGACGAGCCGAACCCGGCCCTCGGTGTGCGGGGGCTGCGTGCCCTGCTCGACCACCCCGAGGTGCTGCGGACGCAGCTGACGGCGCTCGCGAAGGCCGCCGAGGGCCTGCCGGTCTACCTCGAGGTGATGGCCCCGATGGTGGCGGACCGCAGCGACGCCAAGGCGTTCGCGGACGCATGCCGTGAGGCGGGTCTGCAGGCCAAGTTCGGCGCGATGGTGGAGATTCCTTCTGCCGCGCTGCGGGCGCGTTCGATCCTTCAAGAGGTGGAGTTCCTGTCGCTGGGGACCAATGACCTCGCCCAGTACACCTTCGCCGCCGACCGTCAGGTGGGTGCGGTGTCGCGTCTGCAGGATCCGTGGCAGCCCGCGCTGCTGGACCTGGTCGCGCTGTCCGCCGAAGGGGCGAAGGCCGAGGGCAAGAGCTGCGGTGTCTGCGGTGAGGCCGCGTCCGACCCTCTGCTGGCGTGTGTGCTGACCGGTCTGGGCGTCACCTCGCTGTCCATGGGTGCGGCGTCGATTCCTTATGTCCGGGCGACCCTGGCGAAGTACACGCTCGCTCAGTGCGAGCGGGCCGCGTCGGCGGCGCGTGCTGCCGACAGCGCCGAGGAGGCGCGGAACGCGGCTCAGGCCGTGCTCTCCGGCGAGTAG
- a CDS encoding small basic family protein: MIAVLGLVVGVVAGLLVRPEVPAVVEPYLPIAVVAALDAVFGGLRAMLDGIFDDKVFVVSFLSNVVVAALIVFLGDKLGVGAQLSTGVVVVLGIRIFSNAAAIRRHVFRA, encoded by the coding sequence GTGATCGCCGTACTGGGCCTCGTCGTGGGAGTCGTGGCCGGCCTGTTGGTCCGGCCCGAGGTTCCGGCGGTCGTCGAGCCGTATCTGCCGATCGCCGTCGTGGCGGCGCTGGACGCCGTGTTCGGCGGTCTGCGGGCCATGCTCGACGGCATCTTCGACGACAAGGTCTTCGTGGTGTCGTTCCTGTCGAACGTGGTGGTCGCCGCGTTGATCGTCTTCCTCGGTGACAAGTTGGGAGTCGGCGCGCAGCTGTCGACCGGCGTCGTGGTGGTCCTCGGCATCCGTATCTTCTCCAATGCCGCGGCGATCCGCCGGCATGTGTTCCGGGCGTGA
- a CDS encoding mannose-1-phosphate guanyltransferase, producing the protein MKAVVMAGGEGTRLRPMTSSMPKPLLPVVNRPIMEHVLRLLKRHGLNETVVTVQFLASLVKNYFGDGEELGMELTYANEEKPLGTAGSVKNAEEALKDDTFLVISGDALTDFDLTDLINFHREKGALVTVCLTRVPNPLEFGITIVDEEGKVERFLEKPTWGQVFSDTVNTGIYVMEPEVFNYVEADVSVDWSGDVFPQLMKEGKPVYGYVAEGYWEDVGTHESYVKAQADVLEGKVDVEIDGFEISPGVWVAEGAEVHPDAELRGPLYIGDYAKVEAGTEIREHTVVGSNVVVKSGAFLHRAVVHDNVYVGQHSNLRGCVVGKNTDIMRAARIEDGAVIGDECLIGEESIVQGNVRVYPFKTIEAGAFVNTSVIWESRSQAHLFGARGVSGILNVEITPELAVRLAGAYATTLKKGSTVTTARDHSRGARALKRAVISALQASAIDVRDLENVPLPVARQQTARGSAGGIMIRTSPGVPDSVDIMFFDGQGADLSQASQRKLDRVFARQEYRRAFPGEIGDLYFPASVFDSYTGSLLRNVDTTGITESGLKVVVDASNGSAGLVLPSLLGKLGVDSLTINPGLDESRPTETADARRSGLVRLGEIVASARAAFGVRFDPVGERLSLVDEKGRIVEDDRALLVMLDLVAAERRSGRVALPVTTTRIAEQVAAYHGTQVEWTTTSPDDLTRVGHDEGTIFGGDGKGAFIVPEFSSVFDGAAAFVRLIGLVARTQLTLSQIDARIPRAHVLKRDLATPWAVKGLVMRRVVEAAGDRDVDTTDGVRVVEADGRWVMVLPDPAEAVTHLWAEGPDDASAQALLDEWSAVVDSAGR; encoded by the coding sequence ATGAAGGCCGTCGTGATGGCCGGTGGCGAAGGCACACGCCTTCGCCCCATGACCTCAAGCATGCCCAAGCCGCTCCTGCCGGTGGTCAACCGGCCGATCATGGAGCACGTTCTGAGGCTGCTCAAAAGGCATGGGCTCAACGAGACCGTCGTAACAGTCCAGTTCCTTGCCTCACTGGTCAAGAACTACTTCGGTGATGGCGAGGAGCTCGGAATGGAGCTCACGTATGCCAACGAGGAGAAGCCACTCGGTACCGCCGGAAGTGTCAAGAACGCTGAAGAGGCGTTGAAGGACGACACATTCCTCGTGATCTCCGGTGATGCCCTGACCGACTTCGACCTCACCGATCTGATCAACTTCCACAGGGAAAAGGGCGCGCTGGTCACGGTCTGCCTGACGCGTGTGCCCAACCCGCTGGAATTCGGCATCACCATCGTCGACGAAGAGGGCAAGGTCGAGCGGTTCCTGGAGAAGCCGACGTGGGGCCAGGTGTTCTCGGACACCGTGAACACCGGCATCTACGTGATGGAGCCCGAGGTCTTCAACTATGTCGAGGCCGATGTCTCGGTCGACTGGTCGGGTGATGTCTTCCCGCAGCTCATGAAGGAGGGCAAGCCGGTATACGGCTATGTCGCCGAGGGCTACTGGGAGGACGTCGGTACGCACGAGAGCTATGTGAAGGCGCAGGCCGATGTCCTCGAGGGCAAGGTCGACGTCGAGATCGACGGTTTCGAGATCTCGCCGGGTGTGTGGGTGGCCGAGGGTGCCGAGGTGCATCCCGATGCCGAACTCCGGGGGCCGCTCTACATCGGCGACTACGCCAAGGTGGAGGCCGGCACGGAGATCCGGGAGCACACCGTCGTCGGCTCGAACGTGGTCGTCAAGAGCGGGGCGTTCCTGCACCGGGCCGTCGTGCACGACAACGTGTACGTAGGGCAGCACAGCAATCTGCGGGGCTGTGTCGTCGGAAAGAACACCGACATCATGCGTGCCGCGCGGATCGAGGACGGGGCGGTCATCGGCGACGAATGCCTCATCGGTGAAGAGTCGATCGTGCAGGGCAATGTGCGGGTCTACCCGTTCAAGACGATCGAGGCCGGTGCCTTCGTCAACACCTCGGTGATCTGGGAGTCCCGCAGTCAGGCGCACCTCTTCGGTGCCCGCGGGGTCTCCGGAATCCTGAACGTCGAGATCACTCCGGAACTGGCCGTCCGTCTGGCCGGCGCGTACGCGACGACGCTGAAGAAGGGCTCGACGGTCACCACGGCTCGTGACCACTCCCGTGGTGCGCGTGCGCTCAAGCGGGCCGTGATCTCCGCGCTGCAGGCCAGTGCCATCGACGTACGGGACCTGGAGAACGTACCGCTGCCGGTCGCGCGTCAGCAGACCGCCCGGGGAAGCGCCGGCGGGATCATGATCCGGACCAGTCCGGGTGTGCCGGACTCCGTGGACATCATGTTCTTCGACGGGCAGGGAGCCGATCTGTCGCAGGCGAGCCAGCGGAAGCTGGACCGGGTGTTCGCGCGGCAGGAGTACCGGCGCGCGTTCCCGGGGGAGATCGGGGACCTGTACTTCCCGGCGAGCGTCTTCGACTCGTACACCGGGTCGCTGCTGCGCAATGTCGACACGACCGGAATCACCGAGTCGGGGCTGAAGGTGGTCGTCGACGCCTCGAACGGCAGTGCCGGGCTCGTGCTGCCCAGCCTGCTCGGCAAGCTGGGTGTGGACTCGCTGACGATCAATCCCGGTCTGGACGAGTCCAGGCCGACGGAGACGGCGGATGCGCGGCGGTCGGGGCTGGTGCGACTGGGAGAGATCGTCGCGTCGGCGCGGGCCGCGTTCGGGGTGCGCTTCGACCCGGTCGGTGAGCGGCTGTCGCTGGTCGACGAGAAGGGGCGGATCGTCGAGGACGATCGTGCGCTGCTCGTCATGCTCGACCTGGTGGCCGCCGAGCGCCGTAGCGGGCGGGTGGCGCTGCCGGTGACCACCACGAGGATCGCCGAGCAGGTCGCGGCGTACCACGGGACTCAGGTGGAGTGGACCACCACCTCGCCCGACGACCTGACGCGCGTCGGGCACGACGAGGGGACCATCTTCGGCGGTGACGGCAAGGGCGCGTTCATCGTTCCGGAGTTCAGCAGCGTCTTCGACGGTGCGGCCGCGTTCGTGCGGCTGATCGGGCTCGTGGCACGGACGCAGCTCACGCTCAGCCAGATCGACGCGCGCATTCCGCGGGCCCATGTGCTGAAGCGGGACCTGGCGACTCCCTGGGCCGTCAAGGGCCTGGTGATGCGCCGGGTCGTGGAGGCGGCCGGAGACCGTGACGTGGACACCACCGACGGTGTGCGGGTGGTGGAGGCCGACGGGCGCTGGGTGATGGTGCTGCCCGACCCGGCCGAGGCGGTCACCCACCTGTGGGCTGAGGGGCCGGACGACGCGTCCGCGCAGGCCCTGCTGGACGAGTGGTCGGCCGTCGTGGACAGCGCCGGTCGATAA
- a CDS encoding acetoacetate--CoA ligase translates to MSTVNPQPLWQPDPGHIARARITEFQAWAAEHHGAPAEGGYAALHRWSVDELDTFWEAVTQWFDVRFSTPCTRVLGDRSMPGAQWFPGATLNYAEHALRAAETRPDEPALLCVDETHEPIPVTWSELRRQVGSLAAELRALGVRPGARVSGYLPNIPQAVVALLATAAVGGVWTSCAPDFGARSVLDRFQQVEPVVLFTVDGYRYGGKEHDRRDTVAELRRELPTLRAVVHIPLLGTEAPEGALEWSALTGADTDPVFEQVPFDHPLWVLYSSGTTGLPKAIVQSQGGILVEHLKQLGLHCDLGPEDRFFWYTSTGWMMWNFLVSGLLTGTTIVLYDGSPGHPDTGAQWRIAERTAATFYGTSAAYVMACRKSDVHPARDYDLSTVKCVATTGSPLPPDGFRWLHHEVRPDLWIASVSGGTDVCSCFAGAVPTLPVYIGELQAPGLGTDLQSWDPSGKPLIDEVGELVVTNPMPSMPIHFWNDPDGTRYRDSYFDMYPGVWRHGDWITLTSRGSVIIHGRSDSTLNRQGVRMGSADIYEAVERLPEIKESLVIGVEQPDGGYWMPLFVHLAPGATLDETLVNRVKQTIREQLSPRHIPDEIIEVPGIPHTLTGKRIEVPVKRLLQGTPLEKAVNPGSIDNLDLLSFYEDLGRKRS, encoded by the coding sequence ATGTCGACCGTGAACCCCCAGCCGCTCTGGCAGCCGGATCCGGGGCACATCGCCCGTGCACGGATCACCGAGTTCCAGGCCTGGGCGGCGGAGCACCACGGTGCCCCGGCCGAGGGCGGCTACGCCGCACTGCACCGCTGGTCCGTCGACGAACTCGACACGTTCTGGGAAGCCGTCACCCAGTGGTTCGACGTGCGGTTCTCCACCCCCTGCACGCGCGTGCTCGGCGACCGGTCGATGCCCGGCGCGCAGTGGTTCCCCGGCGCGACCCTGAACTACGCCGAGCACGCCCTGCGCGCGGCCGAGACCCGCCCGGACGAACCGGCCCTGCTGTGCGTCGACGAGACTCACGAGCCGATTCCCGTGACCTGGTCCGAGCTGCGCCGCCAGGTCGGCTCCCTCGCCGCCGAACTGCGCGCCCTCGGTGTCCGACCGGGCGCCCGCGTCAGCGGCTACCTCCCGAACATCCCCCAGGCCGTCGTCGCCCTGCTCGCGACAGCGGCCGTCGGCGGCGTGTGGACCTCCTGCGCCCCCGACTTCGGCGCCCGCAGCGTCCTCGACCGCTTCCAGCAGGTCGAACCCGTGGTCCTGTTCACGGTCGACGGTTACCGCTACGGCGGCAAGGAGCACGACCGCCGCGACACGGTCGCCGAACTACGCCGCGAACTGCCCACCCTGCGCGCCGTCGTCCACATCCCGCTCCTCGGCACCGAGGCACCCGAGGGCGCTCTGGAGTGGTCGGCGCTGACGGGCGCGGACACCGACCCCGTCTTCGAACAGGTCCCCTTCGACCACCCGCTGTGGGTCCTGTACTCCTCCGGCACGACAGGCCTGCCCAAGGCGATCGTCCAGTCCCAGGGCGGCATCCTCGTCGAGCACCTCAAGCAGCTCGGCCTGCACTGCGACCTCGGCCCCGAAGACCGGTTCTTCTGGTACACCTCCACCGGCTGGATGATGTGGAACTTCCTCGTCTCCGGCCTCCTGACGGGCACGACGATCGTCCTCTACGACGGCAGCCCCGGCCATCCCGACACCGGCGCACAGTGGCGCATCGCCGAACGCACGGCCGCCACGTTCTACGGAACCTCGGCCGCGTACGTCATGGCCTGCCGGAAATCGGACGTCCACCCCGCCCGGGACTACGACCTCTCCACGGTGAAGTGCGTCGCCACCACGGGATCACCGCTGCCCCCCGACGGTTTCCGCTGGCTTCACCACGAGGTGCGCCCCGACCTGTGGATCGCTTCGGTGAGCGGCGGCACGGACGTGTGCTCCTGCTTCGCGGGAGCCGTGCCGACCCTGCCCGTGTACATCGGTGAACTCCAGGCACCCGGGCTCGGCACCGACCTTCAGTCCTGGGACCCGAGCGGCAAGCCTCTGATCGACGAGGTCGGCGAACTCGTGGTCACCAACCCCATGCCGTCCATGCCGATCCACTTCTGGAACGACCCGGACGGCACCCGCTACCGCGACAGCTACTTCGACATGTACCCCGGCGTCTGGCGTCATGGCGACTGGATCACCCTCACCTCCCGAGGCTCCGTGATCATCCACGGCCGCTCCGACTCCACCCTCAACCGGCAGGGCGTGCGTATGGGGTCTGCCGACATCTACGAAGCCGTGGAGCGCCTGCCCGAGATCAAGGAATCCCTCGTCATCGGCGTCGAACAGCCCGACGGCGGCTACTGGATGCCCCTGTTCGTGCACCTGGCTCCCGGAGCGACACTCGACGAAACCCTTGTGAACCGCGTCAAGCAGACCATCCGCGAGCAGCTCTCCCCGCGCCACATCCCCGACGAGATCATCGAGGTGCCCGGCATCCCGCACACCCTCACCGGCAAGCGGATCGAGGTGCCGGTCAAGCGCCTTCTCCAGGGCACACCCCTGGAGAAGGCCGTCAATCCCGGCTCCATCGACAACCTCGACCTGCTGTCCTTCTACGAGGACCTCGGCCGCAAGCGCTCCTGA
- a CDS encoding DUF881 domain-containing protein, whose translation MCGMPQQPPVRSTSAPPARPDASMSLLTNVMDHSLDDGYAEAARRRREAGEGGLPRTLRAKLGLAAGLVLAALVVTVGAAQARVAAPVVAKEREELIDRIERETAAADELESDVDKLRDDVGARQREALRHIGGGRTDLMGMLSGAAEVHGPGVKLVVNDAKESDAGGDSDPRGTSGFSDTGRVRDRDMQRVVNGLWESGAEAVSINGQRLTALSAIRAAGDAILVDNRPLVPPYTVLAVGDGARLSSKFQNSADGLYLHALRENFGIRNTISVEDDVRLPAAPSVIVRTAEPITESAQPRTEKGTS comes from the coding sequence ATGTGCGGCATGCCGCAGCAGCCCCCCGTTCGGAGCACATCCGCGCCCCCCGCGCGCCCGGACGCGTCCATGTCGCTGCTCACCAATGTCATGGACCACAGCCTCGACGACGGATACGCCGAGGCGGCGCGCAGAAGGCGGGAGGCCGGCGAGGGTGGCCTGCCCAGGACCCTGAGGGCGAAGCTCGGTCTGGCCGCCGGTCTGGTCCTTGCCGCGCTCGTGGTGACCGTGGGGGCGGCGCAGGCCCGGGTGGCGGCGCCGGTCGTCGCGAAGGAGCGCGAGGAGCTGATCGACCGGATCGAGCGGGAGACCGCCGCGGCGGACGAGCTGGAAAGCGACGTCGACAAGCTGCGCGACGACGTCGGTGCCCGGCAGCGCGAGGCGCTGAGGCACATCGGCGGCGGGCGGACCGACCTGATGGGCATGCTGTCCGGCGCCGCGGAAGTGCACGGACCCGGGGTGAAGTTGGTCGTGAACGACGCCAAGGAGTCCGACGCCGGCGGCGACAGCGACCCGCGTGGGACCTCGGGCTTCTCCGACACGGGGCGGGTGCGCGACCGTGACATGCAGCGGGTGGTGAACGGGCTCTGGGAGTCGGGTGCCGAGGCCGTGTCGATCAACGGGCAGCGGCTGACCGCCCTGTCGGCGATCAGGGCGGCCGGTGACGCGATACTGGTCGACAACCGGCCACTCGTGCCGCCGTACACGGTGCTCGCGGTGGGTGACGGCGCGCGGCTGAGCAGCAAGTTCCAGAACAGCGCGGACGGGCTTTACCTGCATGCCCTGCGGGAGAACTTCGGTATCCGGAACACCATCTCCGTCGAGGACGATGTGCGGCTGCCGGCGGCGCCGAGTGTGATCGTCCGCACAGCGGAGCCGATAACCGAGTCAGCACAGCCGAGAACTGAGAAAGGCACATCGTGA
- a CDS encoding PTS sugar transporter subunit IIA, with product MTTVSSPLAGRAIGLAAVPDPVFSGAMVGPGTAIDPVREPSEAVAPVDGVVVSLHPHAFVVVDADGHGVLTHLGIDTVQLNGEGFELLVNKGDTVTRGQSVVRWDPAAVEAAGKSPVCPVVALEATAESLSELRTDGDVKAGDSLFVWQ from the coding sequence ATGACCACTGTGTCGTCCCCGCTCGCTGGACGCGCCATCGGACTGGCCGCGGTGCCGGATCCGGTCTTCTCCGGGGCCATGGTCGGCCCGGGTACCGCCATCGACCCCGTGCGTGAGCCCTCCGAGGCCGTCGCTCCCGTCGACGGAGTCGTTGTCTCCCTTCACCCGCACGCCTTCGTGGTCGTGGACGCGGACGGACACGGCGTGCTCACCCACCTCGGCATCGACACCGTGCAGCTCAACGGTGAGGGCTTCGAGCTGCTCGTGAACAAGGGCGACACCGTCACGCGCGGCCAGAGCGTCGTGCGCTGGGACCCGGCCGCCGTGGAGGCCGCCGGCAAGTCTCCGGTCTGCCCCGTCGTGGCGCTGGAAGCAACCGCCGAGTCCCTCTCCGAGCTCCGTACCGACGGCGACGTCAAGGCCGGCGACAGCCTCTTCGTCTGGCAGTGA
- a CDS encoding FHA domain-containing protein: MGGAWWKLSGGYGRCEDVRVGRSVQSGFVLPHGRVCSGQGESPVKLFAKLFGKSAREDRGNATSRHRAQPDAEGQRPLFRDQVAGPGGDISGGQGAPSVDPAQSGGIGFGQPSTSSTGGGFSDGPYASNAPAGQPRQEDPSMSALVCTRCGNRNAESSRFCSNCGAPLRAGVTPERPSETTSTISISGLEAYDAEVTGQTQMPMLSPEAQAAVDALPLGSALLVVRRGPNSGSRFLLDSDLTTAGRHPQSDIFLDDVTVSRRHVEFRRSPDGSFTVADVGSLNGTYVNRERIDQVALSNGDEVQIGKYRLVFYASRHGI; this comes from the coding sequence TTGGGTGGTGCGTGGTGGAAACTGTCTGGTGGATACGGACGTTGTGAGGATGTCCGGGTCGGCCGGAGTGTGCAGTCAGGGTTCGTCCTGCCCCACGGGCGGGTCTGTTCAGGTCAAGGGGAATCGCCCGTGAAGTTGTTTGCGAAGTTGTTCGGCAAGAGCGCGCGAGAGGACCGCGGCAACGCGACCTCCCGCCATCGCGCACAGCCTGACGCAGAGGGTCAGCGCCCCCTGTTCCGTGACCAGGTCGCTGGTCCGGGCGGTGACATTTCCGGAGGTCAGGGCGCGCCGAGTGTTGACCCTGCCCAGTCCGGCGGCATAGGTTTCGGGCAACCGTCAACCTCAAGTACGGGTGGAGGGTTCTCCGACGGCCCGTACGCGTCCAATGCCCCTGCGGGGCAGCCGCGGCAGGAGGATCCGTCCATGTCGGCCCTGGTTTGTACGAGGTGCGGTAACCGCAACGCGGAGAGCAGCCGCTTCTGCTCCAACTGTGGCGCGCCGTTGCGGGCCGGTGTGACCCCCGAGCGTCCGTCCGAGACGACCTCCACGATCTCCATCAGCGGTCTGGAGGCCTACGACGCCGAGGTCACCGGCCAGACGCAGATGCCGATGCTCTCTCCGGAGGCACAGGCCGCGGTGGACGCGCTGCCGCTGGGCTCCGCCCTGCTGGTGGTGCGCCGGGGGCCGAACTCGGGCAGTCGCTTCCTGCTGGACAGCGACCTGACCACCGCCGGGCGTCACCCGCAGAGCGACATCTTCCTGGACGACGTGACGGTCTCGCGGCGGCACGTGGAGTTCCGCCGCAGCCCGGACGGCTCGTTCACCGTGGCCGACGTGGGCAGCCTGAACGGCACCTACGTCAACCGGGAACGGATCGACCAGGTCGCCCTGTCGAACGGTGACGAGGTGCAGATCGGCAAGTACCGGCTGGTGTTCTACGCGAGCCGGCACGGCATCTGA
- a CDS encoding DUF881 domain-containing protein: MSQELGNQDGTGANRLRKELPDEVRIPATTTVDTGEAETAPVLTGRQRLVKGLWPPRVTRAQLIVALLLFGLGFGLAVQVASNSDGDSALRGARQEDLVRILDELDDRTQRLEDEKRGLEQQRDELENSSNQAEEARRQTIEKERQLGILAGTVAAQGPGITIVIDDTKGTVEADMLLDAIQELRAAGAEAIQVNGVRVIASTFLTDSGQGVAVDGNKINAPYRFKVIGKPQDLEPALNIPGGVVQTLEKEQATVTVERSDKIVVDALRAVKRPDYARSSSR; the protein is encoded by the coding sequence ATGAGCCAGGAGCTGGGCAATCAGGACGGAACGGGCGCGAACCGGCTGCGCAAGGAGCTGCCCGACGAGGTGCGGATCCCGGCCACGACCACCGTGGACACCGGTGAGGCGGAGACCGCGCCGGTACTCACCGGCCGCCAGCGGCTTGTGAAGGGCCTGTGGCCACCGCGTGTCACGCGGGCCCAACTCATCGTGGCGCTGCTGTTGTTCGGTCTCGGATTCGGGCTGGCCGTACAGGTCGCCTCGAACAGTGACGGCGACAGTGCCCTGCGGGGTGCGCGACAGGAAGATCTCGTTCGCATCCTCGATGAACTGGACGACCGCACACAGCGTCTTGAGGACGAGAAGCGGGGACTGGAGCAGCAGCGGGACGAGCTGGAGAACAGCTCGAACCAGGCCGAGGAGGCCCGCAGGCAGACGATCGAGAAGGAAAGGCAACTCGGCATCCTCGCGGGCACGGTGGCGGCGCAGGGGCCCGGCATCACGATCGTCATCGACGACACGAAGGGGACGGTGGAGGCGGACATGCTGCTCGACGCGATCCAGGAGCTGCGCGCGGCCGGTGCCGAAGCGATCCAGGTGAACGGCGTGCGAGTGATCGCGAGCACCTTTCTGACCGACTCCGGGCAGGGTGTGGCCGTCGACGGGAACAAGATCAATGCCCCGTATCGTTTCAAGGTCATCGGCAAGCCGCAGGACCTGGAGCCGGCGCTCAACATCCCTGGAGGCGTGGTGCAGACGCTGGAGAAGGAGCAGGCCACCGTTACTGTCGAGCGGTCGGACAAGATCGTTGTGGACGCCTTGCGGGCGGTGAAGCGACCTGACTACGCTCGGTCGTCCTCTCGGTGA
- a CDS encoding CDP-alcohol phosphatidyltransferase family protein, which produces MEVQETRVQTDRVLTIPNILSMARLVGVPLFLWLILRPEFGGPKSDGWALLVLLLSGISDYLDGKLARRWNQISSLGRLLDPAADRLYILSTLVGLTWREILPIWLTAVLLARELVLLVMVGILRRHGYPPPQVNFLGKAATFNLMYAFPLLLLSDGTGWISSLAAIFGWAFAGWGTTLYWWAGVLYMVQVRRLVRADAMAD; this is translated from the coding sequence TTGGAGGTCCAGGAGACTCGCGTCCAGACGGACCGGGTCCTCACCATCCCGAACATCCTCAGCATGGCCCGGCTCGTCGGCGTGCCCCTGTTCCTGTGGCTGATCCTCAGGCCCGAGTTCGGTGGGCCGAAGAGTGACGGCTGGGCGCTGTTGGTGCTGCTTCTGAGCGGGATCAGTGACTACCTGGACGGCAAACTTGCCCGGCGTTGGAACCAGATCAGCAGCCTCGGCCGGCTCCTGGATCCCGCGGCTGACCGGCTTTACATTCTCTCGACCCTGGTCGGTCTCACATGGCGAGAGATTCTGCCGATCTGGTTGACGGCCGTACTGTTGGCGCGGGAACTGGTTCTGCTGGTGATGGTGGGCATCCTCCGGCGCCATGGCTATCCTCCGCCGCAGGTGAACTTCCTCGGGAAGGCCGCCACCTTCAACCTGATGTACGCCTTCCCGTTGCTGTTGCTGAGTGACGGAACTGGATGGATCTCGTCACTCGCTGCTATTTTCGGATGGGCGTTCGCAGGGTGGGGTACAACGCTGTACTGGTGGGCAGGAGTCCTCTACATGGTTCAAGTCCGCCGCCTGGTACGTGCGGACGCCATGGCCGATTGA